Proteins encoded in a region of the Ralstonia pseudosolanacearum genome:
- a CDS encoding condensation domain-containing protein has protein sequence MIDTEHVLLETLQSILSAPLSAADLECSLLALGADSLQVAALSARMHRRWGIRLSVGRLLQLNRLGDLLELLPAQTYQPPPAPVVEADREHQQSPMQVMVYHEHFRNPDTTAYNIPILAELPQPISTQQFSDALQQVAADLPLLFARFYDQDGRFLWRFGERREIPVQRFADLDEARKAFVQPFRLGHDVLLRAAIVPFDGRQTCLMLDFSHIVADGVSVGMFVERLKSALSGNGPSKPAPGGAMPHIWQADDAWHEQQQADRRFWQTLLQEVGPKPVWPGLPELPPRTAPGYGYAVQYTDLDDRQAGAFRALAKRSGSTPFTLALLLLALLQTQLLQTWRSHLGVVVSGRSDADTFESFGMFVNALILPFPLEDGMSLQAAIDRLHQRVLSALEHQTFPAAEQVQLCGGGRGDGSHPLLDVLFAFQNIDYQRIDLFGGRFRSFCEAKTMAQFGIVLHCFDLGAAGYQLQWEYCPHRFSHLSIATFSGMFVRLFQRLLEAEPSTTLGDLIDPRQAEGPAASLAATADFDFGD, from the coding sequence ATGATCGATACCGAACACGTTCTGTTGGAGACGCTGCAGTCGATTCTGTCGGCGCCGCTGTCGGCGGCGGATCTGGAATGCAGCCTGCTGGCGCTGGGCGCCGACTCGCTCCAGGTCGCGGCGCTTTCCGCGCGCATGCATCGGCGATGGGGCATCCGGCTTTCCGTCGGCCGCCTGTTGCAGCTGAACCGCCTGGGCGACCTGCTCGAACTGCTGCCCGCGCAGACATACCAGCCGCCGCCCGCGCCGGTGGTGGAAGCGGACCGGGAGCACCAGCAGAGTCCCATGCAGGTCATGGTGTACCACGAGCATTTCCGCAACCCCGACACCACCGCCTACAACATTCCGATCCTGGCCGAGCTGCCGCAGCCGATCTCCACGCAGCAGTTCAGCGACGCGCTGCAGCAGGTGGCCGCCGATCTGCCCCTGCTCTTCGCACGGTTCTATGACCAGGATGGCCGGTTTCTGTGGCGCTTCGGCGAGCGGCGCGAGATCCCGGTGCAGCGGTTCGCGGATCTGGACGAGGCGCGCAAAGCGTTTGTCCAGCCCTTCCGGCTCGGACACGATGTGCTGCTGCGCGCCGCCATCGTCCCGTTCGACGGCCGGCAGACCTGCCTGATGCTGGACTTCAGCCACATCGTGGCCGACGGGGTTTCCGTGGGGATGTTCGTCGAGCGGCTGAAGTCGGCGCTGAGCGGAAACGGGCCGTCGAAGCCAGCGCCGGGCGGGGCCATGCCGCACATATGGCAGGCCGACGATGCCTGGCACGAGCAGCAGCAGGCCGACCGGCGCTTCTGGCAGACCCTGCTGCAGGAGGTGGGCCCCAAGCCTGTCTGGCCCGGCCTGCCGGAGCTGCCGCCGCGCACCGCGCCCGGCTATGGCTATGCGGTGCAATACACCGATCTGGACGACCGGCAGGCCGGTGCGTTCCGGGCATTGGCCAAGCGCAGCGGCAGCACGCCGTTCACGCTGGCGCTGTTGCTGCTGGCGCTGCTGCAGACCCAGTTGCTGCAGACGTGGCGCAGCCACTTGGGCGTGGTGGTCTCGGGCCGTTCCGACGCGGACACCTTCGAAAGTTTCGGCATGTTCGTCAACGCTCTGATCCTGCCGTTTCCGCTGGAGGACGGGATGTCGTTGCAGGCGGCCATCGATCGGCTGCATCAGCGCGTTCTGTCGGCGCTCGAGCACCAGACCTTCCCGGCAGCCGAGCAGGTGCAGTTGTGCGGCGGGGGGCGCGGCGACGGCAGCCATCCGCTGCTGGACGTGCTGTTCGCTTTCCAGAACATCGACTACCAGCGGATCGACCTGTTCGGCGGGCGGTTCCGCTCCTTCTGCGAAGCCAAGACGATGGCGCAGTTCGGCATCGTCCTCCACTGCTTCGATCTGGGCGCCGCGGGCTACCAGCTGCAATGGGAGTACTGCCCGCACCGTTTCAGCCATCTCTCGATCGCAACCTTCTCGGGCATGTTCGTCCGCCTGTTCCAGCGCCTGCTGGAGGCCGAGCCGTCCACGACGCTGGGCGACCTGATCGACCCGCGTCAGGCGGAAGGCCCCGCCGCATCCCTGGCGGCAACCGCCGATTTTGATTTTGGTGACTAA
- the sbnA gene encoding 2,3-diaminopropionate biosynthesis protein SbnA: protein MELLVSSVFMRLSLADHFSVNLKLEGLSATGSIKVKSAIHMVRRMEEEGVLRRGMKVIESSSGNLGLALAMVCAAKGYPFTCISDPNISPQTARLIQAYGANLVIVKHRDENGGFLGSRIQLIQSMLANDRSLVWINQYENDENVQAHYHSTGPEILRQFPKPDFVFVGAGTTGTLGGVSNYVREHAPQARIIAVDSVGSVTFGGPSGKRLIPGLGTSTPPAIRRRSSYDALLMINETDTVKMCRTLARQGMLFGGSTGTVLCGVQQYAERIPPDACVVAISPDMGDRYVDTIFSDAWVAEHFPALQPHALDHMEETSIV, encoded by the coding sequence TTGGAATTGCTGGTCTCCAGCGTTTTTATGCGGTTGTCGCTGGCAGATCACTTCAGTGTCAATTTGAAACTGGAAGGGCTGTCCGCCACGGGTTCTATCAAGGTGAAGTCAGCCATCCACATGGTTCGTCGCATGGAGGAAGAGGGCGTACTGAGGCGGGGGATGAAAGTCATTGAAAGCTCCTCCGGTAATCTTGGGCTTGCGCTTGCAATGGTCTGCGCTGCCAAGGGCTATCCCTTTACCTGCATCAGCGATCCGAATATTTCTCCCCAGACCGCCCGCCTGATCCAGGCATACGGCGCCAACCTGGTCATCGTGAAACACCGCGATGAAAACGGCGGATTCCTGGGCTCTCGCATCCAATTGATCCAATCCATGCTGGCCAACGACAGAAGCCTGGTGTGGATCAATCAGTATGAGAACGATGAGAACGTCCAGGCCCACTACCACTCCACGGGGCCGGAAATACTGAGGCAATTCCCGAAGCCGGATTTCGTCTTTGTCGGAGCGGGAACCACCGGCACGCTTGGCGGCGTTTCGAACTATGTGCGCGAGCATGCGCCGCAGGCCAGGATCATCGCCGTGGACAGCGTGGGCTCGGTGACGTTCGGCGGGCCGTCCGGCAAGCGCCTCATTCCGGGGCTGGGCACCAGCACGCCGCCGGCCATCCGTCGCCGGTCCAGCTACGACGCACTGCTGATGATCAATGAGACGGACACCGTGAAGATGTGCCGGACGCTGGCACGGCAGGGCATGCTGTTCGGGGGCTCGACCGGCACCGTGCTGTGCGGTGTGCAGCAGTATGCCGAGCGCATTCCGCCGGATGCCTGCGTGGTGGCCATTTCTCCGGATATGGGCGATCGCTATGTCGATACGATTTTCTCGGACGCATGGGTGGCGGAGCATTTCCCCGCATTGCAACCCCATGCGCTCGATCACATGGAAGAGACTTCCATCGTTTGA
- a CDS encoding AzlD domain-containing protein → MNQTLFMILAMGATVFVVRSIAFIFANHISLPRFLRESLELLPPAILTVIIANGVLLSKHGTELDLGLHNPYLLATLITILIATRVRNFFVVIACGYAAFLLMTFLMA, encoded by the coding sequence ATGAACCAGACCCTGTTCATGATCCTGGCGATGGGGGCGACGGTATTCGTGGTCCGCAGCATTGCGTTCATCTTCGCCAACCACATTTCGCTGCCGCGCTTTCTGCGCGAATCCCTGGAGCTGCTGCCGCCCGCCATCCTGACGGTGATCATCGCCAACGGGGTGCTGCTGTCCAAGCACGGCACGGAACTGGACCTCGGCCTGCACAACCCCTACCTGCTGGCCACGCTCATCACCATCCTGATCGCCACCCGCGTCAGGAATTTCTTCGTCGTGATCGCATGCGGCTACGCGGCCTTTCTGCTCATGACGTTCCTGATGGCCTGA
- a CDS encoding AzlC family ABC transporter permease, translating into MQTIHWKEWRLAFKRALPLLIPAFLTGIVFGALVVESGLTVVDGLVMSGFIYSGAAQFVGLQLITSHAGMTVALATTFLLSLRFFLYAVSLVDEVKKVPVTYRAILAFGLIDAVFVLAKDRFAEDGTEPQKHAFFMACVVLFYVNWVLGTGIGLFVGDHLTQYSAQYGLDFFTYGTFAAMLAPYLKVRRNLLVALLAFAIYLLTWSAPYHLGILVSCLAATLLLQMASNMSQRRAKTLEPQE; encoded by the coding sequence GTGCAGACGATACATTGGAAGGAATGGAGGCTGGCGTTCAAACGCGCCTTGCCGCTGCTGATTCCGGCGTTTCTGACGGGAATCGTTTTCGGCGCGCTGGTGGTCGAAAGCGGCCTCACCGTGGTCGACGGGCTGGTCATGTCCGGCTTCATCTATTCGGGCGCGGCGCAGTTCGTCGGCTTGCAGTTGATCACCTCGCATGCGGGGATGACGGTGGCGCTCGCTACCACGTTTCTGCTGAGCCTGCGCTTCTTCCTGTACGCGGTGTCGCTGGTCGACGAGGTGAAGAAGGTCCCGGTCACCTATCGGGCCATTCTCGCCTTCGGCCTGATCGACGCCGTGTTCGTGCTGGCCAAGGACCGTTTTGCCGAGGACGGCACCGAGCCGCAGAAGCATGCGTTCTTCATGGCCTGCGTCGTCCTCTTCTACGTGAACTGGGTGCTCGGCACGGGTATCGGGCTGTTCGTCGGCGACCACCTGACCCAATACAGCGCGCAGTACGGCCTGGATTTCTTCACCTACGGCACGTTCGCGGCCATGCTCGCGCCGTACCTGAAGGTGCGGCGGAATCTGCTGGTTGCCTTGCTGGCGTTCGCGATCTATCTGCTGACGTGGTCGGCGCCGTATCACCTCGGCATCCTGGTTTCGTGCCTGGCCGCCACGCTGCTGCTGCAGATGGCCAGCAACATGTCGCAGCGCAGGGCAAAGACACTGGAGCCGCAAGAATGA
- a CDS encoding IS5 family transposase (programmed frameshift), with the protein MKQSDLGLDLSNRRTRKQIFLDEMERVVPWQAFLALITPHAPVKATGRKPFPIEAMLRIHFMQQWFGLSDVAMEEALYDVPLYRQFAGLGGMSRLPDRVSILRFRHLLERHQLAEQFLRTVNAQLSAKGYLLKEGTAVDATLIAAPSSTKNQNGERDPEMHQTKKGNQWHFGMKAHIGVDADSGLVHTVVGTAANVNDVTQAHALVHGKEADVFGDAGYQGVDKREETQKLKVRWHVALRPGKRRALDKTTLVGKLADELERVKARIRAKAEHPFRVIKRQFGHLKVRYRGLMKNTQQLHTLFALSNLWMMRERLMREATA; encoded by the exons ATGAAACAAAGCGACCTTGGCCTGGACCTGAGCAATCGACGCACGCGCAAGCAGATATTTCTCGACGAGATGGAGCGCGTGGTTCCGTGGCAAGCGTTCCTGGCGTTGATAACACCGCACGCGCCGGTCAAGGCGACGGGCCGCAAACCGTTTCCCATCGAAGCGATGCTGCGCATCCACTTCATGCAGCAATGGTTCGGGCTGTCGGACGTGGCGATGGAGGAGGCGTTGTACGACGTGCCGTTGTATCGGCAATTCGCTGGGCTGGGCGGCATGAGCCGGCTGCCGGACCGGGTCAGCATTCTGCGCTTTCGGCACTTGCTGGAGCGGCACCAACTGGCCGAGCAGTTTCTGCGCACCGTCAATGCGCAACTGAGTGCCAAAGGCTATTTGCTCAAGGAAGGCACGGCAGTGGACGCCACGCTGATTGCTGCGCCCAGTTCGACCAAAAACCAAAACGGCGAACGCGACCCCGAAATGCACCAGACCAAGAAAGGCAACCAGTGGCATTTC GGCATGAAGGCGCATATCGGCGTCGATGCCGATTCGGGCTTGGTCCATACGGTGGTGGGGACGGCTGCCAACGTCAACGATGTCACGCAAGCGCACGCGTTGGTGCATGGCAAGGAGGCCGACGTGTTCGGCGATGCCGGCTATCAGGGCGTAGACAAACGCGAAGAGACGCAGAAGCTGAAGGTGCGTTGGCACGTGGCCTTGCGCCCGGGCAAGCGCCGGGCCTTGGACAAGACCACCTTGGTAGGCAAGCTTGCCGATGAACTGGAGCGGGTCAAGGCGCGCATCCGCGCCAAAGCTGAACATCCATTCCGCGTCATCAAACGCCAGTTCGGGCATCTCAAAGTGCGCTATCGCGGCTTGATGAAGAACACGCAGCAATTGCATACGCTGTTCGCTCTGAGCAATCTGTGGATGATGCGCGAGCGACTGATGCGCGAGGCCACTGCATGA
- the sbnB gene encoding 2,3-diaminopropionate biosynthesis protein SbnB — MQRQLPPEFKLIGAPQISAWLEQHPAKVFDLVCQAYQHYADGNTVNPDSYFLRFPDSDRNRIIALPASIEGDAPITGIKWIASFPANVDVGLDRASAALLINDRKTGYPLACMEGSLISAARTAASAVVGATYLHPTPGKVKRLGVVGAGPIAQGALRLLGQLGWEIDELCVCDLSETRASLFREKCSGWVGRSRNADLQTTLSESDMILFATSATAPFVTAQPWLSHAPTILHMSLRDLSADIILASQNVADDPDHCMKAQTSLHLAQQQCGHKAFVDGGAAALIRGQIKPDAGRTRIFSPFGMGVLDLAVAQAILQDLDATQAVCVPDFFPQPYTH; from the coding sequence ATGCAAAGACAGCTTCCTCCTGAGTTCAAGCTCATCGGCGCTCCCCAGATTTCGGCCTGGCTGGAGCAGCATCCCGCCAAGGTTTTCGATCTGGTGTGCCAGGCCTATCAGCACTACGCGGACGGCAACACGGTCAACCCCGACAGCTACTTCCTGCGCTTTCCGGACAGCGACCGCAACCGGATCATCGCCCTGCCGGCGTCCATCGAAGGCGATGCGCCCATCACGGGCATCAAGTGGATCGCGAGCTTCCCGGCCAACGTGGATGTCGGGCTGGATCGCGCATCCGCCGCGCTGCTGATCAATGACCGCAAGACCGGCTATCCGCTGGCCTGCATGGAGGGCAGCTTGATCAGTGCCGCCCGGACCGCGGCGTCCGCGGTGGTGGGAGCGACGTATCTGCATCCGACACCCGGCAAGGTCAAACGCCTGGGCGTGGTGGGGGCCGGCCCGATTGCCCAGGGCGCGCTGCGGTTGCTGGGGCAGTTGGGATGGGAGATCGATGAACTGTGTGTCTGCGATCTGTCCGAGACGCGCGCCTCGCTGTTCCGCGAGAAATGCAGCGGCTGGGTGGGGCGCTCGCGCAACGCCGATCTGCAGACCACGCTGTCGGAATCGGACATGATCCTGTTCGCCACCTCGGCGACCGCACCGTTCGTCACCGCGCAGCCGTGGTTGAGCCATGCGCCGACCATTCTGCACATGTCGCTGCGGGACCTGTCCGCGGACATCATCCTGGCCAGCCAGAACGTGGCGGACGATCCCGACCATTGCATGAAGGCGCAGACCTCGCTGCATCTGGCACAGCAGCAGTGCGGGCACAAGGCCTTCGTCGACGGCGGCGCCGCGGCGCTGATTCGCGGGCAGATCAAGCCCGACGCCGGGCGCACGCGGATCTTCTCGCCTTTCGGCATGGGGGTGCTTGACCTTGCGGTGGCGCAGGCCATCCTGCAGGACCTCGATGCCACGCAAGCGGTGTGCGTGCCCGACTTCTTCCCGCAGCCCTATACCCACTGA
- a CDS encoding HAD-IA family hydrolase — translation MTDINVLKGATIAFDLDGTLVESAPDLIAAVNSILIAEDLKPLTLKEARPFVSRGARWLLQWGIASGGVPEPAARAAALFDRFINYYSAHIADESHPFPGVINALRVMRTAGAKLVVCTNKPTALSHSLLTKLGMIDLFDGIVGIDAVTAAKPDAAHLIEAVQAVGGDLNHTIMVGDADTDAGTARAAGTPLILVDFGYTEIPAVELAPDILLHHFDDLVDACTDLFNKSHP, via the coding sequence GTGACTGATATCAATGTCCTAAAAGGGGCGACCATCGCTTTCGATCTCGACGGAACCTTAGTCGAGTCAGCTCCAGATTTGATTGCAGCAGTAAACTCAATCCTTATTGCAGAGGACTTAAAACCGCTAACCCTGAAAGAAGCTCGGCCATTCGTTAGCCGTGGAGCTCGCTGGCTATTGCAGTGGGGTATCGCCAGCGGCGGAGTGCCAGAGCCCGCCGCTCGCGCCGCAGCACTTTTCGATCGTTTTATCAACTATTACAGCGCTCATATAGCAGATGAGAGTCACCCCTTCCCTGGTGTAATTAACGCACTGCGTGTTATGAGAACAGCAGGTGCAAAGCTCGTCGTCTGCACCAACAAACCAACCGCCCTGTCGCATAGTTTGCTGACCAAGCTAGGCATGATTGATCTGTTTGATGGCATCGTAGGCATTGACGCAGTGACAGCGGCAAAGCCGGATGCAGCGCATCTAATCGAAGCTGTGCAGGCCGTGGGAGGCGATTTGAATCACACCATCATGGTGGGTGATGCAGATACAGACGCAGGTACTGCACGCGCCGCAGGAACTCCGTTAATTCTGGTTGACTTTGGTTACACGGAAATTCCGGCTGTGGAACTCGCGCCGGACATTCTGTTGCACCATTTCGATGACTTGGTAGATGCGTGCACCGACCTGTTTAATAAGTCGCATCCCTAG